From Medicago truncatula cultivar Jemalong A17 chromosome 7, MtrunA17r5.0-ANR, whole genome shotgun sequence, a single genomic window includes:
- the LOC11437941 gene encoding gamma-tubulin complex component 3 produces MDDEEEQQKLPDLVKALVHHLLSQNLPPNSQPINPNSPQFQNSLRYAHRILSSHLTPSITPDSAAVADSIKRRLATDGRSSEALSFADLYTKFSTKATHIDNKWSLLHLFNIISQDRKSAAKSNDPSVLLPNLTISENNVQPRGENNGFNDGVVILARDPKNRREIAFNEYVKLIKEENDVTEEAMVTDVIYACQGVDGKYVKFDEESDGYVLLDSIRVSRASSSMVFKLCELGVLFKRVVGFIEMSLGRFPAEDVGTVGQAFCAALQDELSDYYKLLAVLEAQSSNPIPLLSEGVSSGNYLSLRRLAVWLAEPMVKMKLMADLVEKCRVLRGGAMAGAIHLHARHGDPMVHEFMKRLLRRVCSPLFEMVKRWVLEGELEDIFVEFFIVGQPVKAESLWREGYRLYDAMLPSFISASLAQRILRTGKSINFLRVCCEDRGWARAATEDTGAMARRGGFGYGETDTLESLVDEASKRIDKHLLDVIYERYKFKEHCLAIKRYLLLGQGDFVQYLMDIVGPELSVPANTISSFKLAGLLETAIRASNAQYDDPDILDRLRVKMMPHESGDRGWDVFSLEYDARVPLDTVFTESVMARYLRIFNFLWKLKRVEHALIGAWKTMKPNCITSNTFNRLQHAVKMQLVSALRRCQVLWVEINHFISNLQYYIMFEVLEISWSNFLSEMEVAKDLDDLLAAHEKYMNSIVEKSLLGELSQSLYKSLIVIFDLILRFRSHADILYEGIHELQARITESSLSSRDQKKTRKRSTDKSSEEESWIADGRKAITKHAGVFLQKMEQDLDAISKEYSSLQEDFISQLPVQQHVDLKFLFFRLDFNEFYRRVVS; encoded by the exons ATGGACGACgaagaagaacaacaaaaacTCCCAGATCTAGTGAAAGCCCTAGTCCACCACCTCCTCTCCCAAAATCTCCCCCCAAATTCCCAACCCATAAACCCTAACTCCCCTCAATTCCAAAACTCCCTCCGTTACGCTCACCGCATTCTCTCTTCCCACTTAACCCCCTCCATCACCCCCGACTCCGCCGCCGTCGCCGATTCCATCAAACGCCGTCTCGCCACCGATGGTCGTTCCTCCGAAGCCCTCTCCTTCGCTGACCTTTACACCAAATTCTCCACCAAAGCCACTCATATCGATAATAAGTGGTCCCTACTTCATCTCTTCAATATTATCTCTCAAGATCGTAAATCCGCTGCTAAATCGAATGACCCTTCCGTTCTTCTTCCCAATTTAACGATTTCGGAGAATAACGTTCAACCGCGCGGTGAAAATAATGGATTTAATGATGGTGTTGTCATTCTTGCGAGGGATCCCAAGAATCGTCGCGAAATAGCGTTTAATGAATATGTGAAATTGATAAAGGAAGAGAATGATGTGACTGAGGAAGCTATGGTGACTGATGTGATTTATGCTTGTCAAGGTGTGGATGGGAAGTATGTGAAATTTGATGAAGAGAGTGATGGTTATGTTTTGTTGGATTCAATTAGGGTTTCTAGGGCTAGTTCTAGTATGGTTTTTAAGCTTTGTGAATTAGGGGTTTTGTTTAAGAGGGTTGTTGGGTTTATTGAGATGAGTTTGGGTAGGTTTCCCGCGGAGGATGTGGGGACGGTTGGGCAGGCTTTTTGTGCTGCATTGCAGGATGAGTTGAGTGATTATTATAAGTTGTTGGCTGTGCTTGAGGCTCAGAGTTCGAATCCGATTCCGTTGTTGTCTGAGGGTGTGAGTTCCGGGAATTATTTATCTTTGAGGAGATTGGCGGTTTGGCTTGCTGAGCCGATGGTGAAGATGAAGTTGATGGCGGATTTGGTTGAGAAGTGTAGGGTTTTGAGAGGTGGGGCGATGGCAGGTGCGATTCATTTACACGCTAGACATGGGGATCCGATGGTTCATGAGTTTATGAAGAGGTTGCTTCGGCGTGTGTGTTCTCCGCTTTTTGAAATGGTGAAGAGGTGGGTTTTGGAAGGGGAGTTGGAAGATATTTTTGTTGAGTTTTTCATTGTTGGGCAGCCTGTGAAAGCTGAATCGCTTTGGAGAGAGGGATATCGGCTCTATGATGCTATGCTTCCTTCTTTTATTTCGGCTTCTCTTGCTCAGAGGATTTTGAGGACTGGAAAGTCCATAAATTTTCTCCGTGTTTGCTGTGAGGACCGTGGCTGGGCTCGTGCCGCGACTGAAGATACAGGGGCAATGGCAAGACGTGGTGGTTTTGGTTACGGGGAAACTGATACCCTTGAGTCATTGGTTGATGAAGCTTCAAAAAGAATTGATAAGCATCTATTGGATGTAATTTATGAGAGGTATAAATTCAAAGAGCACTGTCTTGCGATTAAGCGGTATTTGTTGCTTGGCCAAGGTGATTTTGTGCAATATCTAATGGATATTGTTGGGCCTGAACTTTCTGTGCCTGCGAACACAATAAGCTCTTTCAAACTTGCAGGTTTGCTGGAAACTGCAATTCGGGCGTCAAATGCTCAGTATGATGACCCTGATATTTTGGATAGGCTCAGGGTCAAAATGATGCCACATGAAAGCGGTGATAGGGGCTGGGATGTATTCTCTCTGGAATATGATGCAAGAGTTCCACTAGATACTGTGTTCACAGAGTCTGTGATGGCGAggtatttaagaatttttaattttctatggAAGCTTAAGAGAGTGGAACATGCACTTATTGGTGCCTGGAAGACCATGAAACCAAACTGCATAACTTCTAATACCTTTAATAGATTGCAACATGCTGTTAAGATGCAGCTAGTTTCAGCATTGAGACGTTGCCAAGTTCTTTGGGTTGAAATTAACCacttcatttcaaacttgcaatATTATATAATGTTTGAAGTCTTGGAAATATCATGGTCTAACTTTTTAAGTGAGATGGAAGTAGCCAAGGATCTTGATGATCTACTTGCAGCTCATGAGAAATATATGAATTCGATTGTAGAGAAATCTCTCCTTGGAGAACTCTCTCAGTCCCTTTACAAGTCACTAATAGTAATATTTGATCTTATATTACGTTTTCGGAGCCATGCGGATATTTTATACGAAGGCATTCACGAGTTGCAAGCAAG AATCACAGAGTCCTCACTGTCCTCTCGAGACCAGAAGAAAACACGGAAGCGATCGACTGATAAGTCATCGGAAGAAGAATCCTGGATTGCTGATGGGAGAAAAGCCATAACAAAACACGCTGGtgtttttctccaaaaaatgGAACAAGATCTGGATGCAATATCTAAGGAGTATTCATCATTGCAAGAGGATTTCATTTCTCAGTTGCCTGTGCAGCAGCATGTTGATCTAAAGTTTCTCTTTTTCCGTCTTGACTTCAATGAATTTTATAGGCGGGTTGTGTCGTAG